TGGCTGGGTAAAGTGGAAAATGAGTTAAGAAGCCGGGAAGTCCGTACAGGTGAAACTGGATTCACCGATAAGGTTACGTTGACTTGTCTTCCGCCGGATAGTGAAACCGAGGCTTTTGTAGCCTGGATCACGGATTTGACGCAAGGGCAATCCCGGATCACGGAGGGACAGCGGCTTTATTTTATTGAAGGGGAATAAAATATATGGCTAGAAGAGCAGTCGAACAGGAGTTGTCGAGGGAGCGGATACTGGAGGCGGCGAGGCACCTTTTTATTACCAAAGGATACCGCGCCATTTCGATGCGAAGCATCGGCCAGCATCTGGGCTATAGTCATGGGTCGCTGTATTATCATTTTAAGGAAAAGGCAGAGCTGTTCTATGCCATCGTGGTTGAAGATTTTAATCATCTGGGGCATTTACTGCTGCAAGCCATGGTCAGGCCGGTTCGTGATGATGTGAGCAAGGTAGAGCACATTATGATGGAGTTTATTCGCTTTGGTCTGGAGAACCCCTATCAATACGAAATCATGTTTATGATCAGGGACGAAGAACTATTGTCTTATTGTCGTACCGAACAGGGACGTTGCTTCGAATTATTTGCATCGATTATAAGGCAGTATATGAATGAAGCGAACTGTACGGAAGAGGATATTCAAAGGGTACCACGTACGCTATTTTTGGCTATGCACGGATTAATTTCTTATTACATTCAGGACCGTTTAACGTTTGTGGAGATTGAATCGTCTGCGCTGTCTCATGTCAAAGTGCTGTGCCGTAATCTGGGTCAGCAGCCTGGCGACCAATAATGGCGCTGTTGTTGCACCCCTACACTTCAGGGCGGTGATTTGTCATAACTTTAATTCTTTATAACGTTGTCTCGCGAAAGTTAGTATGCGCAGCAGACCAAGTCAGGCGGCTCCGACCCGGAATGAGGGTGGACCGCCTGTTTGTGTTTGCAAAAATGAACGAGTGGGTGGCAGGCCTATTGGACCCAATTAACCTTCCATGATTTTGAGGAAGTACTCCCGCTCACGTGGCCCATCGAATTCGCAAAAGTAAATGCCTTGCCAGCGGCCAAGCAGCAGTCTGCCTTCGTGAATAATCACCGTCTGTGATGGCCCTGTTGTGATCGATTTGAGGTGAGAGGCTGTATTGCCTTCGGCGTGTCGATACTCGGGGTGCTCCCAAGGGTACACTTCGTCAAGGCGCAACAAGACATCGTGTTTCACATCCGGGTCTGCATTTTCGTTGATGGCAATCCCCGCCGTCGTATGTGGACAGTAGATGAGCACCGTCCCATTCTGCACCCCGCTACTCTGGACAACCTGCTTTACGTGCCGTGTGATATCCTTCATTTCGTCTCGTGTGGAAGTGGATATATTCTTCGTATATAACATGTTAAATCACTCCTTAGAATCTCATTTCTTACCCTCGATTGTACCTTAACCACTACATACCAAACAAACCATATATGAAGACGGATATGTGAATCGCACAATAACGGAGAGGTCAGAAATAACCTGAAGAAGCGGAAGCTCAAAGTTTTCTGTAAGAAAGCTGCTTCGGAAGCATAAGCTTTGCCTTTATCACCGGATTTCCCCTTAAAAAAGGGGATCAAAGAAATCTGGGGATAACAGTGATCGGAAGGTTGTTCTGGCCGCGCAGTGTACAGTGCGATTTTTATTAATCGTTCTTATATGTGGTCCAATTATATTCAATAAAAGCATTGACGATTAGCACTGCAAACTGGTAAAGTATCAGAAAAGCAAAACCAAGTAGACTAATGGGAATAATATTAAAGTAATATCATCCAACTTAGGAAAAAATGTCGTATTGAAGCCAGGAAGACTGCCGACCGGAGCTAAAGCCGGAGGCTGGGAGGGAACGTAGCAATGAATACCGTTCTTCGTCATAAGGGATGGACTTGGGGATTCCGCAGTACCGTATTGTTATATTTTATCGTACTTATTGTACTTCCAATCATCGGTGTGTACGTCAATTCCTTCTCTGAAGGATGGAGCAACTTTGTTCAGAGCATTATGGACCCCATCGCGTGGAAAGCCGTACTGCTGACCATTCGGCTGGCCGTGATTGCCACGCTGATTAATGTGGTTTTGGGCACGATGATCGCCTGGGTGTTGACAAGGTATCGCTTTGTGGGCCGATCGTTTCTTAACAGTCTGGTTGATCTCCCGTTTGCACTGCCAACAGCGGTGGGCGGCTTGATGATTATGCTGCTTTTGGGTCCGGTCAGTGCCATCGGGAAACTGGCAGAATCCATGGGATTTGAGATTGTATTTCACCAGCCCGCCATTGTTATCGCGATGACCTTTGTCACGTTTCCGTTTGTTATCCGTGCAGTGCAGCCTTTGCTGGAAGAAATTGATCCTTCGGAGGAAGAAGCCTCGTATACGATGGGGGCATCCAAGGCTCGCACGTTCATGCAGGTTATTCTGCCGTCCATGGCACCTGGCATGATCAGTGGGGGGATGCTGGCTTTCTCGAGAGGACTGGCTGAATTCGGGGCTGTTGTGCTGGTGGCTGGTAACATTCCGGGAAGAACACTGACTGCTTCCGTATTTATCTACGGGGAGATTGAAAGTGATAATCCAACGGGAGCTGCTGCTGTATCCGTGTTGCTCCTGACGCTCTCCTTCCTGATCCTCTGGCTGATCAATCTGGTGCAGATGCGGGGGAGAAGACGATGAGACGACTGTTAATCGGATTGACGTTTGCGGTATTTATTGTACTGCTGATCATCCCGCTCGGACGCATTTTTATTGGCGCATTTGAAGACGGGGCAGGTGGATTCCTGAAAGGGTTAATGCGTCCTGAGGCGTTACATGCCTTGATGATGACCGGACTGGTGGTTCTGGTGGTCACTCTGTTAAATACATTGTTTGGCATCATGATGGCTCTGTATCTGGTTCGTGCCGGATGGCTGAGTGAACGGATAAAAGGGCTGCTGAACAGCATTGTAGACCTGCCTTATGCCGTATCTCCTGTCATTGGCGGTTTGATGATTGTGTTGATGTTGGGACCTAACAGCATTATGGGTGCTTTTTTTGAAGGGATTGGATTCAATGTGGTCTATGCCTTCCCGGGTATGGTGATCGCAACGTTATTTGTAACCTTTCCACTGATGGTCAGAGAGGTTATGCCTGTCCTGCAGGAACTTGGTTCTCAGCAAGAGGAGGCCGCATCCACACTTGGCGCCTACGGCTGGAGGACGTTCTGGAGTGTG
This Paenibacillus xylanexedens DNA region includes the following protein-coding sequences:
- the cysT gene encoding sulfate ABC transporter permease subunit CysT; translated protein: MNTVLRHKGWTWGFRSTVLLYFIVLIVLPIIGVYVNSFSEGWSNFVQSIMDPIAWKAVLLTIRLAVIATLINVVLGTMIAWVLTRYRFVGRSFLNSLVDLPFALPTAVGGLMIMLLLGPVSAIGKLAESMGFEIVFHQPAIVIAMTFVTFPFVIRAVQPLLEEIDPSEEEASYTMGASKARTFMQVILPSMAPGMISGGMLAFSRGLAEFGAVVLVAGNIPGRTLTASVFIYGEIESDNPTGAAAVSVLLLTLSFLILWLINLVQMRGRRR
- a CDS encoding secondary thiamine-phosphate synthase enzyme YjbQ produces the protein MLYTKNISTSTRDEMKDITRHVKQVVQSSGVQNGTVLIYCPHTTAGIAINENADPDVKHDVLLRLDEVYPWEHPEYRHAEGNTASHLKSITTGPSQTVIIHEGRLLLGRWQGIYFCEFDGPREREYFLKIMEG
- a CDS encoding sulfate ABC transporter permease subunit codes for the protein MRRLLIGLTFAVFIVLLIIPLGRIFIGAFEDGAGGFLKGLMRPEALHALMMTGLVVLVVTLLNTLFGIMMALYLVRAGWLSERIKGLLNSIVDLPYAVSPVIGGLMIVLMLGPNSIMGAFFEGIGFNVVYAFPGMVIATLFVTFPLMVREVMPVLQELGSQQEEAASTLGAYGWRTFWSVTWPSIRWAVVYGLVLTVARSLGEFGAVLVVSGNIMNKTQTATTLVYQDVENFNVAAANGVALVLVTFSVGLLLMMEWAKKRKEVH
- a CDS encoding TetR/AcrR family transcriptional regulator, whose protein sequence is MARRAVEQELSRERILEAARHLFITKGYRAISMRSIGQHLGYSHGSLYYHFKEKAELFYAIVVEDFNHLGHLLLQAMVRPVRDDVSKVEHIMMEFIRFGLENPYQYEIMFMIRDEELLSYCRTEQGRCFELFASIIRQYMNEANCTEEDIQRVPRTLFLAMHGLISYYIQDRLTFVEIESSALSHVKVLCRNLGQQPGDQ